A genomic stretch from Falco naumanni isolate bFalNau1 chromosome 4, bFalNau1.pat, whole genome shotgun sequence includes:
- the VGLL4 gene encoding transcription cofactor vestigial-like protein 4 isoform X4, translating into METPLDVLSRAASLVHADDEKREAALRGEPRMQSLPVSSALTNHRTGPPPISPNKRKLSMDQGDDELDCENDHVSKMSRMFNPHLNKTANGDYRKEHRERSRSPIERAAAPTMSLHANHMYASIPSLTMDQPLALTKNSMDATRTVGITPTLTSVERQQNRPSVITCASANNRNCNLSHCPIAHSGCGSAMPAYRRPSSTTTACDPVVEEHFRRSLGKNYKEPEPVANSVSITGSVDDHFAKALGDTWLQIKAAKDGVSSSPESASRRGQSSPSSHMVNHNHSPSVVS; encoded by the exons GTGAAGCAGCTTTAAGAGGTGAGCCCAGAATGCAGTCTCTTCCAGTATCCTCTGCTCTAACCAACCATCGAACAGGCCCTCCTCCTATCAGTCCCAACAAGAGAAAGCTCAGCATGGACCAAGGGGATGATGAGCTAGACTGTGAAAATGACCATGTTTCTAAAATGAGTCGAATGTTCAATCCGCATCT AAACAAGACTGCCAATGGAGATTATCGGAAGGAGCACAGAGAGAGGAGTCGCAGCCCAATAGAGAGGGCTGCTGCCCCAACAATGAGCCTTCATGCCAATCACATGTATGCCTCAATCCCAAGCTTGACCATGGATCAACCTCTAGCACTGACCAAAAACAGCATGGATGCAACCCGAACAGTTGGCATCACACCTACACTGACTTCTGTGGAACGGCAGCAG AACCGTCCATCCGTAATCACCTGTGCTTCTGCGAACAACCGGAACTGTAACCTCTCTCACTGCCCCATTGCACACAGTGGCTGCGGTTCAGCAATGCCTGCCTACAGAAGACCCTCTAGCA CTACCACTGCCTGTGACCCAGTGGTGGAAGAGCACTTCCGCCGAAGCCTTGGCAAGAATTACAAGGAGCCTGAGCCAGTGGCAAACTCTGTGTCCATCACAGGATCAGTCGATGACCACTTTGCCAAAGCACTTGGGGATACATGGCTTCAGATTAAAGCTGCGAAGGACGGAGTCTCCAGCAGTCCTGAGTCTGCTTCACGGCGGGGCCagtcttccccttcctctcatATGGTCAATCATAATCACTCGCCCTCTGTAGTCTCATGA
- the VGLL4 gene encoding transcription cofactor vestigial-like protein 4 isoform X3 — MLLMKMDLLNYQYLDKMNNNIGILCYEGEAALRGEPRMQSLPVSSALTNHRTGPPPISPNKRKLSMDQGDDELDCENDHVSKMSRMFNPHLNKTANGDYRKEHRERSRSPIERAAAPTMSLHANHMYASIPSLTMDQPLALTKNSMDATRTVGITPTLTSVERQQNRPSVITCASANNRNCNLSHCPIAHSGCGSAMPAYRRPSSTTTACDPVVEEHFRRSLGKNYKEPEPVANSVSITGSVDDHFAKALGDTWLQIKAAKDGVSSSPESASRRGQSSPSSHMVNHNHSPSVVS; from the exons GTGAAGCAGCTTTAAGAGGTGAGCCCAGAATGCAGTCTCTTCCAGTATCCTCTGCTCTAACCAACCATCGAACAGGCCCTCCTCCTATCAGTCCCAACAAGAGAAAGCTCAGCATGGACCAAGGGGATGATGAGCTAGACTGTGAAAATGACCATGTTTCTAAAATGAGTCGAATGTTCAATCCGCATCT AAACAAGACTGCCAATGGAGATTATCGGAAGGAGCACAGAGAGAGGAGTCGCAGCCCAATAGAGAGGGCTGCTGCCCCAACAATGAGCCTTCATGCCAATCACATGTATGCCTCAATCCCAAGCTTGACCATGGATCAACCTCTAGCACTGACCAAAAACAGCATGGATGCAACCCGAACAGTTGGCATCACACCTACACTGACTTCTGTGGAACGGCAGCAG AACCGTCCATCCGTAATCACCTGTGCTTCTGCGAACAACCGGAACTGTAACCTCTCTCACTGCCCCATTGCACACAGTGGCTGCGGTTCAGCAATGCCTGCCTACAGAAGACCCTCTAGCA CTACCACTGCCTGTGACCCAGTGGTGGAAGAGCACTTCCGCCGAAGCCTTGGCAAGAATTACAAGGAGCCTGAGCCAGTGGCAAACTCTGTGTCCATCACAGGATCAGTCGATGACCACTTTGCCAAAGCACTTGGGGATACATGGCTTCAGATTAAAGCTGCGAAGGACGGAGTCTCCAGCAGTCCTGAGTCTGCTTCACGGCGGGGCCagtcttccccttcctctcatATGGTCAATCATAATCACTCGCCCTCTGTAGTCTCATGA
- the VGLL4 gene encoding transcription cofactor vestigial-like protein 4 isoform X5 — translation MQSLPVSSALTNHRTGPPPISPNKRKLSMDQGDDELDCENDHVSKMSRMFNPHLNKTANGDYRKEHRERSRSPIERAAAPTMSLHANHMYASIPSLTMDQPLALTKNSMDATRTVGITPTLTSVERQQNRPSVITCASANNRNCNLSHCPIAHSGCGSAMPAYRRPSSTTTACDPVVEEHFRRSLGKNYKEPEPVANSVSITGSVDDHFAKALGDTWLQIKAAKDGVSSSPESASRRGQSSPSSHMVNHNHSPSVVS, via the exons ATGCAGTCTCTTCCAGTATCCTCTGCTCTAACCAACCATCGAACAGGCCCTCCTCCTATCAGTCCCAACAAGAGAAAGCTCAGCATGGACCAAGGGGATGATGAGCTAGACTGTGAAAATGACCATGTTTCTAAAATGAGTCGAATGTTCAATCCGCATCT AAACAAGACTGCCAATGGAGATTATCGGAAGGAGCACAGAGAGAGGAGTCGCAGCCCAATAGAGAGGGCTGCTGCCCCAACAATGAGCCTTCATGCCAATCACATGTATGCCTCAATCCCAAGCTTGACCATGGATCAACCTCTAGCACTGACCAAAAACAGCATGGATGCAACCCGAACAGTTGGCATCACACCTACACTGACTTCTGTGGAACGGCAGCAG AACCGTCCATCCGTAATCACCTGTGCTTCTGCGAACAACCGGAACTGTAACCTCTCTCACTGCCCCATTGCACACAGTGGCTGCGGTTCAGCAATGCCTGCCTACAGAAGACCCTCTAGCA CTACCACTGCCTGTGACCCAGTGGTGGAAGAGCACTTCCGCCGAAGCCTTGGCAAGAATTACAAGGAGCCTGAGCCAGTGGCAAACTCTGTGTCCATCACAGGATCAGTCGATGACCACTTTGCCAAAGCACTTGGGGATACATGGCTTCAGATTAAAGCTGCGAAGGACGGAGTCTCCAGCAGTCCTGAGTCTGCTTCACGGCGGGGCCagtcttccccttcctctcatATGGTCAATCATAATCACTCGCCCTCTGTAGTCTCATGA
- the VGLL4 gene encoding transcription cofactor vestigial-like protein 4 isoform X6, with amino-acid sequence MLAPRNKTANGDYRKEHRERSRSPIERAAAPTMSLHANHMYASIPSLTMDQPLALTKNSMDATRTVGITPTLTSVERQQNRPSVITCASANNRNCNLSHCPIAHSGCGSAMPAYRRPSSTTTACDPVVEEHFRRSLGKNYKEPEPVANSVSITGSVDDHFAKALGDTWLQIKAAKDGVSSSPESASRRGQSSPSSHMVNHNHSPSVVS; translated from the exons ATGCTCGCCCCGAG AAACAAGACTGCCAATGGAGATTATCGGAAGGAGCACAGAGAGAGGAGTCGCAGCCCAATAGAGAGGGCTGCTGCCCCAACAATGAGCCTTCATGCCAATCACATGTATGCCTCAATCCCAAGCTTGACCATGGATCAACCTCTAGCACTGACCAAAAACAGCATGGATGCAACCCGAACAGTTGGCATCACACCTACACTGACTTCTGTGGAACGGCAGCAG AACCGTCCATCCGTAATCACCTGTGCTTCTGCGAACAACCGGAACTGTAACCTCTCTCACTGCCCCATTGCACACAGTGGCTGCGGTTCAGCAATGCCTGCCTACAGAAGACCCTCTAGCA CTACCACTGCCTGTGACCCAGTGGTGGAAGAGCACTTCCGCCGAAGCCTTGGCAAGAATTACAAGGAGCCTGAGCCAGTGGCAAACTCTGTGTCCATCACAGGATCAGTCGATGACCACTTTGCCAAAGCACTTGGGGATACATGGCTTCAGATTAAAGCTGCGAAGGACGGAGTCTCCAGCAGTCCTGAGTCTGCTTCACGGCGGGGCCagtcttccccttcctctcatATGGTCAATCATAATCACTCGCCCTCTGTAGTCTCATGA